Within Staphylococcus sp. NRL 16/872, the genomic segment AATAAGTACAAGATAAAACCGATTAAAGGTAAAACAAATAATACAAATAACCAAGCCCATGTCGATGTTGCACTACGACGATCTCTTTCTAAAAATATAATTATAAAAGCTAAAACTAAATTAATAACAAACCCTAAAGCTAATATAATTGTAAATACAGTCCCTAAATCTGGACCAAACATATATTTAATAACATTTACTCCTATAAATCTTATAATTAGTGTTAATATTTATAAAGAACCTTATTGATTAACTAATGTCAAAATAGCACTTAAAACTTCTTCATTGTGTGGAAACTTTTGTTCTTCTACCTTTTCAACAGAAACATTTAAAAGTTGATATTGCCTACCTTCTTCACTAGCTAAAAACTCATTAACTTTATTTTCTAATTCCTCTAAAGTATTTTCTTTGAGTTTTTTAAATTTAACTTTATTCATATGTTTAACACTCCTATAGTCTATTTGTTTAAATGATAGTCTTTTTATATACGTTTAGCAACTAAATTTAAATTCATTAATTAACACACTCCACTATTTTTAAAACGTTTACAATTGTATTTTTAAAATAATAAATTCACATAATACTTAAGTTAAGGTATACTAAAGACATTCTTTTAAATTTTCAGAATAATTAAATAATTAATGTTGATTAAATTCGTGGAGGGAAATATATGATTTCTTTTGAAAATGACTATCTAGAAGGCGCACATGAAAAAGTGTTACAAAGACTACTCGATACCAATTTAATACAAGCAAGTGGTTATGGGGATGATCAATTTTCCAAAAAAGCAGCTGAACAAATCAAAGCTACTATTAAATGCCCTGAAGCAACAGTACGCTTCTTAGTAGGCGGTACACAAACAAATCAAGTTGTAATTAATTCCGTTTTAGAATCGTATGAAGGCGTCATTTCAGCTGATACAGGACATGTTGCAGTGCATGAAGGTGGCGCAATTGAATTTAGCGGCCATAAAGTATTAGCTATTCCTTCTCATGAAGGTAAAATCACGCCTAAAGAAGTTAACGCTTATTTAGATACATTTTATAGTGACTTTAAACGTGAACATATGGTATTTCCTGGTATGGTATATATTTCTCACCCAACTGAATATGGAACGCTATATAGTAAAGAAGAATTAAAAAACCTAGCTACTGTTTGTAAGGAACATAAAGTGCCACTGTTCATGGATGGTGCTAGATTAGGTTATGGATTGATGAGCGATCAAAGTGATTTAACTATTGAAGATATTGCGAAGTATTGCGATATTTTTTATATCGGTGGTACAAAAATTGGTGCCCTATGTGGAGAAGCGATCGTTTTTACAAATCATAACGAACCGAAACATTTTACTACACGGATTAAACAACATGGCGCTTTATTAGCTAAAGGTCGTTTAGTCGGTGTACAATTCTTAGAATTATTTACTAATAATTTATACTTTGACATTAGCCGTCATGCGATTAACATGGCTAACAAGATGAAAAAAGGATTTATTGACAAAGGCTATCAAGTGTATTTCGACTCACCAACAAACCAGCAATTCTTTATATTAAGTGAAAATAAGATTAAAGAATTACAGAAAAAAGTAAAATTCGCAGTGTGGGAAAAATATGATGACAACCATCGTGTTGTTAGATTTGCGACCAGTTGGGCGACTACTGAGAAAAATGTAGATAAGTTACTAGAGTTAATTTAATTATTCCTTTTATTTTTTCTTCTTTAATAGTTTTACGTACTTTTACAGTAATTTTCATTTTTGCATAACTCCTTAATTATATTTTGAAATATATGCTTCAATATTTGTCCACTTTTAAATATAAAAAAGAAGCTAAGACCTTTCGCCTTAGCTTCTATATTCCTAAGTCTTTCCCCGATTTGCTTAGCGATTAATATTGTTTCATGTATTGATCGCGTTCCCATTCAGACACTTGAGTGCGATAGTAGTCCCATTCAATTGATTTAGAGTTAATGAATTGATTGTAGATATGGTTACCTAACGCTTTTTTAACTGTATCGTTTTCACGCATAGCTTTTAACGCTGTGTATAAAGTTGATGGAAGATCTTGGATACCAACAGCTTCGCGTTCTTCACGGTTCATTTCATAGATATTTTGGTTAACTGGCTCTGGTACTTTAGTTTTGTTTTTAATACCATCTAATCCTGCTTGTAAAATAGTTGCTAATGCCATGTAAGGGTTGGCAGCTGGGTCAACTGAACGTACTTCAATACGAGTTGATAAACCTCTTGAAGATGGTACACGTACTAATGGTGAGCGGTTTTTACCACTCCATGCGATATAACATGGTGCTTCGTAACCTGGTACTAAACGTTTGTAAGAGTTAACTAATGGGTTACATACAGCTGTAAATCCACGGGCGTTATTTAAAATACCTGCAGTGAAGTGATATGCATCATCAGTTAATTGCATTTCACCATTTGGATCGTAGAATGCATTTTCTTTTCCTTTAAACAATGAAACGTTGAAGTGCATTCCGCTTCCGTTAACACCAAATAATGGTTTAGGCATGAATGTTGCATGTAAGTTATGTTTACGCGCAATTGTTTTAACAACTAACTTGAATGTTTGGATGTTATCACAAGCTGTGATAGCATCTGCATATTTGAAATCAATTTCATGTTGACCAGGTGCTACTTCATGGTGACTTGCTTCGATATCGAAGCCCATATCTTCAAGTTCTAATACGATGTCACGGCGGCAATTTTCACCTAAGTCTGTTGGTGCTAAGTCGAAGTAACCACCATTATCATTTAGTTCTAATGTTGGTTCACCTTTTTCGTCTAATTTGAATAAGAAGAATTCTGGTTCAGGCCCTAAGTTGAAATCTGTATAGCCCATATCTTCCATTTCTTTTAACACACGTTTTAAGTTATTACGTGGGTCACCAGCAAATGGTTCGCCATCAGTTGTGTAAACATCACAGATTAAACGTGCTACTTTACCTTGACCAGCAGTCCAAGGGAAGATAACCCAAGTATCTAAGTCTGGGCATAGATACATATCTGATTCTTCGATACGTACGAAACCTTCGATTGATGATCCATCAAACATCATTTCATTGTCTAAAACTTTTTCTAATTGGCTTACTGGTACTTCAACATTTTTGATTGTACCTAAGATATCAGTGAATTGTAATCTTAAGTATCTAACGTTTTCTTCTTTTGCAAATTTACGAATATCGTCTTTACTAAATGTACGTTTTGGCATAACAGAAATCCTCCAAATATTTAATTAATAAATCGGGATAAATCGCCACGATTTATTGGCAAAGCTTCACCGGGTGGTTTTTGCGTTGCGTCTACAATCATTCTCTTTCTAGTCTCTTGTTCATCGGGTGACAAATGCCCTTGGTTACCGGTAATAATTTGTTTAATACCCTTTAGGTTAAATCCTTTTTCAATTAAAGATTTGATTTCTAAAAGTCTTTCCAAATCATTTAAAGAAAACAATCGCTTGTTTCCTTCCGTACGTTCAGGCTTTACAAGTTCATGTGTTTCATAGTAGCGGATTTGTCTCGCAGTGAGGTCAGTTAATTTACAAACAACACTCATAGAGAACACGGCCATATTCCGTCTTATTCTATCGTTAGACATCAATAACCTCACCTCTACTTTTGAACTTGTCTTTAATTTAGCATAGTTTCAGATGCATTTCAAAAATATGTTAGGTTTTCTGACATAAAAATTAAAATACCTATAAAACATTGTCATATCAAGCATTTACCTCAGTTTTTATTAATTGTCATATCATAGTTTCATGTTAATTTTCAGAAAAAAATAAAATCCTACTTAAAAAAGTAGGATTTTTCACTATATCATATTCTGTTCTTTCAAATGACTAACTGCTCTTGTGACTGCAATCTTCACATGTTCATACGTTAATCCGCCTTGAACATAAGCTTCAAATGGTGGTCGAATTGGGCCATCTGCAGATATTTCAATGGAAGAACCTTGAACGAACGTACCGGCTGCCATAATGACATCATCTTCATAACCCGGCATGTAACTAGGTTCTGGACTAAAATGTGCATTAATTGGTGAAGCATGTTGAATACTTTGGCAGAACGCAATCATTTGTTCTTTCGTATCAAATTGAACTGTTTGA encodes:
- a CDS encoding low specificity L-threonine aldolase, which translates into the protein MISFENDYLEGAHEKVLQRLLDTNLIQASGYGDDQFSKKAAEQIKATIKCPEATVRFLVGGTQTNQVVINSVLESYEGVISADTGHVAVHEGGAIEFSGHKVLAIPSHEGKITPKEVNAYLDTFYSDFKREHMVFPGMVYISHPTEYGTLYSKEELKNLATVCKEHKVPLFMDGARLGYGLMSDQSDLTIEDIAKYCDIFYIGGTKIGALCGEAIVFTNHNEPKHFTTRIKQHGALLAKGRLVGVQFLELFTNNLYFDISRHAINMANKMKKGFIDKGYQVYFDSPTNQQFFILSENKIKELQKKVKFAVWEKYDDNHRVVRFATSWATTEKNVDKLLELI
- the glnA gene encoding type I glutamate--ammonia ligase; translated protein: MPKRTFSKDDIRKFAKEENVRYLRLQFTDILGTIKNVEVPVSQLEKVLDNEMMFDGSSIEGFVRIEESDMYLCPDLDTWVIFPWTAGQGKVARLICDVYTTDGEPFAGDPRNNLKRVLKEMEDMGYTDFNLGPEPEFFLFKLDEKGEPTLELNDNGGYFDLAPTDLGENCRRDIVLELEDMGFDIEASHHEVAPGQHEIDFKYADAITACDNIQTFKLVVKTIARKHNLHATFMPKPLFGVNGSGMHFNVSLFKGKENAFYDPNGEMQLTDDAYHFTAGILNNARGFTAVCNPLVNSYKRLVPGYEAPCYIAWSGKNRSPLVRVPSSRGLSTRIEVRSVDPAANPYMALATILQAGLDGIKNKTKVPEPVNQNIYEMNREEREAVGIQDLPSTLYTALKAMRENDTVKKALGNHIYNQFINSKSIEWDYYRTQVSEWERDQYMKQY
- a CDS encoding MerR family transcriptional regulator, producing the protein MMSNDRIRRNMAVFSMSVVCKLTDLTARQIRYYETHELVKPERTEGNKRLFSLNDLERLLEIKSLIEKGFNLKGIKQIITGNQGHLSPDEQETRKRMIVDATQKPPGEALPINRGDLSRFIN